In one Saccharibacillus brassicae genomic region, the following are encoded:
- a CDS encoding carbohydrate ABC transporter permease, with product MNVLKVSRWTIAAFILPCLIVYVGLVFVPILVSLYSGLLDWNGIGQSTFVGLDNYVKMFTNDPVFWPSLRRTFTLAGFSMLVQVPIALLVAILITRFVRRPNFLVSSYFLPVILSVAIIGQLWKTVYNPASMGGMINQILTSVGLESWTHSWLTEPKIAIYAIILVSLWQYLGYHILIQFTGIQNIPGEIYEAAKIDGADGFKADRYITLPMVLPILKISIVLSFIGSLQSFDLIMVMTGGGPAHATEVLASHMYNMSFLTMQYGYGSSIANVLITVCLIATILINLLFTRLEKRYT from the coding sequence ATGAACGTATTGAAAGTCTCCCGCTGGACGATCGCGGCTTTTATCCTGCCGTGTCTGATCGTCTATGTCGGTCTCGTGTTCGTCCCGATTCTCGTCTCGCTGTACAGCGGGCTGCTGGATTGGAACGGAATCGGCCAATCGACTTTTGTCGGGCTCGATAACTACGTCAAAATGTTTACGAACGATCCCGTATTCTGGCCTTCGCTGCGCCGCACGTTCACGCTGGCCGGCTTCTCGATGCTCGTGCAGGTGCCGATCGCTTTGCTGGTCGCGATCTTGATCACCCGCTTCGTCCGTCGCCCGAACTTCCTCGTGTCCAGCTATTTCCTGCCGGTCATTCTGTCCGTCGCCATCATCGGCCAGCTGTGGAAAACGGTGTACAACCCGGCTTCGATGGGCGGCATGATCAACCAGATCCTGACGAGCGTCGGGCTGGAATCGTGGACCCATTCGTGGCTGACCGAGCCGAAGATCGCCATTTACGCGATCATTCTCGTCTCGCTGTGGCAGTATCTCGGGTATCATATCCTGATTCAGTTCACGGGCATCCAGAACATCCCGGGCGAGATTTACGAAGCGGCGAAGATCGACGGCGCGGACGGATTCAAGGCGGACCGTTACATCACGCTGCCGATGGTGCTGCCGATCCTGAAGATCTCGATCGTCCTGTCGTTTATCGGCTCGCTCCAGTCGTTCGACCTGATCATGGTCATGACGGGCGGCGGCCCGGCGCACGCGACCGAAGTGCTCGCCAGCCACATGTACAATATGTCGTTCCTGACGATGCAGTACGGCTACGGCAGCTCGATCGCCAACGTCCTGATCACCGTCTGCCTGATCGCCACGATCCTGATCAATCTGCTGTTCACGCGTCTGGAAAAACGGTATACGTAG
- a CDS encoding TerC family protein, producing MEMGYSHLFEMSTFLEAFGTLQGWGFILSLIVIEGLLSADNALVLAAIVNKLPEKQRKKALLYGLWGAYVFRIIAIGVGIYLVQIAWVKYIGAAYLLWIAIKHFWDKSRAKDGDDEENEEESGLQKMLAKTGLSLFVRTIITVEMMDIAFSIDSILAAFAVSPNPWILIAGGLLGILMMRLVATFILKLMDKIPELENAAFVLIFIIGVKMILDTADIYHMGHATFFIILVAVFAITFLINRIRVSKNAAH from the coding sequence ATGGAAATGGGCTACAGTCATTTGTTCGAAATGAGCACCTTCCTCGAAGCGTTCGGCACGCTCCAGGGTTGGGGATTCATTTTGTCGCTGATCGTCATCGAAGGACTGTTGTCGGCCGATAACGCGCTTGTTCTCGCCGCCATCGTCAACAAGCTCCCCGAAAAGCAGAGAAAAAAAGCGCTGCTCTACGGATTATGGGGCGCTTACGTCTTCCGGATCATCGCAATCGGAGTCGGCATCTATCTGGTCCAGATCGCCTGGGTCAAATATATCGGCGCCGCGTACCTGCTCTGGATCGCCATCAAGCACTTCTGGGATAAATCCAGAGCCAAAGACGGCGACGACGAAGAGAACGAAGAAGAATCGGGCCTGCAGAAGATGCTCGCCAAGACGGGCCTCAGCCTGTTCGTACGCACGATCATCACGGTCGAAATGATGGACATCGCGTTCTCGATCGACTCGATCCTGGCCGCGTTCGCCGTCTCGCCGAACCCGTGGATCCTGATCGCCGGCGGTCTGCTCGGCATCCTGATGATGCGTCTGGTCGCTACGTTCATTCTCAAGCTCATGGACAAAATTCCGGAACTTGAAAATGCGGCTTTCGTCCTGATCTTCATTATCGGCGTCAAGATGATTCTCGACACCGCCGACATCTACCATATGGGACATGCGACGTTCTTTATTATTCTCGTAGCCGTATTCGCGATCACGTTCTTGATCAACCGGATTCGCGTCAGCAAAAACGCCGCGCATTAA
- a CDS encoding YfbR-like 5'-deoxynucleotidase — protein sequence MGIHRYFRSLDGLERIIRCPGKFKFEQHSVAAHSWKVVQYAKTLADIEEQHGAVIDWKKLYEITSSHDYGEIFIGDIKTPVKHSSPELRQLIQQVEEGMIAHFIEENIPEDFKPTFRRQLREGKDDSIEGLILEVADKMDQVYEAFAELQKGNTEKEFVVMYRNALVKIKRIKLACVDYFLDHILPEMVNEETLSPVDIKRITEEALAL from the coding sequence ATGGGAATCCATCGTTACTTCCGCTCGCTCGACGGGCTGGAACGCATTATCCGCTGCCCCGGCAAATTCAAGTTCGAACAGCACAGCGTGGCCGCGCACTCCTGGAAAGTGGTGCAGTACGCCAAGACGCTCGCCGATATCGAAGAACAGCACGGTGCCGTGATCGACTGGAAAAAGCTGTACGAAATTACGAGCAGCCACGACTACGGCGAAATTTTTATCGGAGACATCAAAACGCCGGTCAAGCATTCTTCCCCGGAACTCCGCCAGCTGATCCAGCAGGTCGAAGAAGGCATGATCGCGCATTTTATCGAGGAAAATATTCCGGAAGACTTCAAGCCGACGTTCCGCAGACAGCTGCGCGAAGGCAAGGACGATTCGATCGAAGGCCTGATTCTCGAAGTCGCGGACAAAATGGATCAGGTGTACGAAGCGTTCGCCGAACTGCAAAAAGGCAATACGGAAAAAGAGTTCGTCGTCATGTACCGCAACGCGCTCGTCAAGATCAAGCGGATCAAGCTGGCCTGCGTCGATTATTTCCTGGATCATATTTTGCCGGAAATGGTCAACGAAGAAACGCTCTCGCCGGTCGATATCAAGCGCATCACGGAAGAAGCGTTGGCCCTGTAA
- a CDS encoding carbohydrate ABC transporter permease, whose amino-acid sequence MSQFASSAGSKPALKVRSRRISPKTLIAYLFFGVLLVTQLYPLLWLLIYSLKTNEEILSGSFFTLPAEWQWSNYQGAIEGGSYFRYLGNSLFVTVTTMICVLLLASLAAFAISRFRWKYGQFVMLLFLLGMMIPMQGTLLPLMIIFKNLHVLNTHLALILPYVAFQMPIAVFILSGFLRTIPHEIEESAIMDGAGAFRIFRSIILPVSIPPMMTVCILTFINVWNEYILAATFISSERLKTLPFGVYSFVSQYSVNYGAIGAFLVLAALPVILVYFLLAEKITKGMVAGAVKG is encoded by the coding sequence ATGAGCCAGTTCGCAAGTTCCGCGGGTTCGAAGCCCGCGCTCAAAGTCCGCAGCCGGCGTATCTCGCCGAAGACGCTTATCGCGTACCTGTTCTTCGGCGTGCTGCTCGTCACGCAGCTCTATCCGCTGCTGTGGCTGCTGATCTATTCCCTCAAGACGAACGAAGAGATTTTGTCGGGCAGCTTCTTCACCCTTCCGGCCGAATGGCAGTGGAGCAATTACCAGGGCGCGATCGAAGGCGGCAGCTATTTCCGCTATCTCGGCAACAGCCTGTTCGTCACCGTCACGACGATGATCTGCGTCCTGCTGCTCGCTTCGCTGGCGGCGTTCGCGATCAGCCGTTTCCGCTGGAAGTACGGCCAGTTCGTCATGCTGCTGTTCCTGCTCGGGATGATGATTCCGATGCAGGGGACGCTGCTGCCGCTGATGATCATTTTCAAAAACCTGCATGTGCTCAACACCCATCTGGCGCTTATCCTGCCGTATGTCGCGTTCCAGATGCCGATCGCCGTCTTCATCCTCAGCGGATTCCTGCGCACCATTCCGCACGAAATCGAAGAGTCCGCGATTATGGACGGCGCCGGCGCGTTCCGCATCTTCCGCAGCATCATCCTGCCGGTGTCGATCCCGCCGATGATGACCGTCTGCATCCTGACGTTTATCAACGTCTGGAACGAGTATATCCTGGCCGCGACGTTCATCTCTTCGGAACGGTTGAAGACGCTGCCGTTCGGCGTCTACAGCTTCGTCAGCCAATATTCGGTCAATTACGGCGCGATCGGAGCATTCCTCGTGCTGGCCGCCCTGCCGGTCATTCTGGTCTACTTCCTGCTTGCAGAAAAAATTACCAAAGGCATGGTGGCAGGTGCGGTTAAGGGTTAA
- a CDS encoding extracellular solute-binding protein yields the protein MTKRKTKWFGLAMTGMLAVSLSACGGGGTTANNAAGGDAAADPAKTDSAPAGEKVTITFQNIYPDASDPKNQMMKKIVEQYESDNPNVTIELDSLNTDQQKLKLKTQAASKEVPDITVVNPAAQMQPFVDADLFAPLNDMVEENGLKDTFQSGILDYYTFDDNLYALPDGNNIGVVYYNKKLMEQGGVEVPTTFEEMVEAIKTLKSKGIQPMVIGEKDSWTGSFLFMNILLRTNGGPGFLQDVLDGKKTFEDPAYVEAISAFQQLVDAGAFQDGATSFDYNAGENLFKTGTAAMYFMGSWATGGIETAEVSKDGNVGVFQFPTVGGKGNPDEFMLAPGSAFAISKDSEHLEETKAFLNYFMLNFPKEAFEAKGAVGIAQNVDGDFKAAGYSEMAMNVLDLFKKVKGGDLAFDNTMNPATTQVHLSGTQSLFVEQKDAAAVAKELQAAYEQNKK from the coding sequence GTGACAAAGAGAAAAACGAAATGGTTCGGCCTGGCAATGACGGGGATGCTGGCAGTCAGCCTCAGCGCGTGCGGCGGCGGAGGAACGACGGCAAACAACGCGGCGGGCGGGGATGCGGCGGCCGATCCGGCCAAAACGGACAGCGCACCGGCCGGCGAAAAAGTGACGATCACGTTCCAGAACATCTATCCGGACGCAAGCGACCCGAAAAACCAGATGATGAAAAAGATCGTCGAGCAGTACGAGAGCGACAATCCGAACGTGACGATCGAACTCGATTCGCTCAACACGGACCAGCAGAAGCTGAAGCTCAAAACGCAGGCCGCTTCCAAGGAAGTGCCGGACATCACGGTCGTCAACCCGGCCGCGCAGATGCAGCCGTTCGTCGATGCCGACCTGTTCGCCCCGCTCAACGACATGGTCGAAGAGAACGGACTCAAAGACACGTTCCAATCCGGCATTCTCGATTACTACACGTTCGACGACAATCTGTACGCGCTGCCGGACGGTAACAACATCGGCGTCGTGTACTACAACAAGAAGCTGATGGAACAAGGCGGCGTGGAAGTGCCGACGACGTTCGAAGAGATGGTCGAAGCGATCAAGACGCTCAAATCCAAAGGCATCCAGCCTATGGTTATCGGCGAAAAAGACAGCTGGACCGGCTCGTTCCTCTTCATGAACATCCTGCTGAGAACGAACGGCGGACCGGGCTTCCTGCAGGACGTGCTCGACGGCAAAAAAACGTTCGAAGATCCGGCTTATGTCGAAGCGATCTCGGCGTTCCAACAGCTCGTTGACGCAGGCGCGTTCCAGGACGGAGCGACTTCGTTCGACTATAACGCGGGTGAGAACCTGTTCAAGACCGGTACCGCGGCCATGTACTTCATGGGCAGCTGGGCGACAGGCGGCATCGAGACCGCCGAAGTGAGCAAAGACGGCAACGTCGGCGTCTTCCAGTTCCCGACCGTCGGCGGCAAAGGCAACCCGGACGAATTCATGCTGGCACCGGGCAGCGCGTTCGCGATCTCCAAAGACAGCGAGCATCTGGAAGAAACGAAAGCTTTCCTCAACTACTTCATGCTGAACTTCCCCAAAGAAGCGTTTGAAGCCAAAGGCGCGGTCGGTATCGCCCAGAACGTGGACGGCGACTTCAAAGCCGCCGGTTATTCCGAGATGGCGATGAACGTACTGGACCTGTTCAAAAAGGTCAAAGGCGGAGACCTGGCGTTCGACAACACGATGAATCCGGCAACGACGCAGGTTCACCTGTCGGGCACGCAGAGCCTGTTCGTCGAACAAAAAGACGCTGCCGCGGTAGCCAAAGAGCTGCAGGCCGCCTACGAACAAAACAAAAAATAA
- a CDS encoding APC family permease produces MSKKVPPAAEAPDSGFPASSSSLKKSVTFLEAMAIVVGMIIGSGLFLKPGIVLASAGSPWMSLLAWIAGGIITLASALSVAEIAAAIPKAGGLYAYLEELYGETAGFLLGWVQAVISYHASVAALAIAFASYSGYFLPMNDLQQKGLAIGILLFILGMNVVSTTYGGVIQLLATAGKLVPVVGIIAFGLLSGSQPGFAGVSGLTAGAAGAAGFGAAILGTLWAYDGWIGVTNMAGEMKNPAKTLPKVILIGVSFVIVVYVLFNLAIFRALPFEQIVSSPTPGADAAEALLGSGGGAFITAGIIVSVLGALNGYLMTAARVPQAMGERGIAPFSPFLRRIHPRFGTPANALIFQAALAIFYIFSGTFNTLTDLLVFVLWIFFTAGVFGVFLLRRRIPAQPGRYRVPLYPLTPMIGIAGGLYILGSTLLESPGRSLIGIGITLIGLPVFYYMKRKRA; encoded by the coding sequence TTGTCCAAAAAAGTTCCACCTGCCGCGGAAGCCCCGGACTCCGGCTTCCCCGCGTCTTCTTCTTCCCTCAAAAAATCGGTGACCTTCCTCGAAGCGATGGCGATCGTCGTCGGCATGATTATCGGTTCCGGCCTGTTCCTGAAGCCGGGCATCGTGCTGGCCAGCGCCGGCTCGCCCTGGATGAGCCTGCTGGCCTGGATCGCGGGCGGCATCATCACGCTCGCTTCCGCGCTGTCCGTCGCGGAGATCGCCGCCGCGATTCCGAAAGCGGGCGGCTTGTACGCCTACCTCGAAGAGCTGTACGGCGAGACGGCCGGCTTTCTGCTCGGCTGGGTGCAGGCGGTCATCTCGTATCACGCTTCGGTGGCAGCGCTCGCGATCGCTTTCGCTTCATACTCGGGCTACTTCCTGCCGATGAACGATCTTCAGCAAAAAGGGCTCGCGATCGGCATCCTGCTGTTCATTCTGGGCATGAACGTCGTCTCGACCACATACGGTGGCGTGATTCAACTGCTGGCGACCGCGGGCAAGCTAGTTCCGGTCGTCGGCATTATCGCGTTCGGGCTGCTGTCGGGCAGCCAACCGGGCTTCGCCGGCGTCTCCGGCCTGACGGCGGGAGCGGCGGGAGCCGCCGGCTTCGGCGCCGCCATCCTCGGCACGCTGTGGGCTTATGACGGCTGGATCGGCGTCACGAACATGGCCGGCGAGATGAAGAACCCGGCCAAGACGCTGCCCAAAGTCATCCTGATCGGCGTCTCGTTCGTCATCGTAGTCTACGTACTGTTCAATCTCGCGATCTTCCGCGCGCTGCCGTTCGAGCAGATCGTCTCGTCGCCGACGCCGGGCGCCGATGCGGCCGAAGCGCTGCTCGGCAGCGGGGGCGGCGCGTTCATCACCGCCGGCATCATCGTCTCCGTGCTCGGCGCGCTGAACGGCTACCTGATGACCGCGGCCCGCGTGCCGCAGGCGATGGGCGAACGCGGCATCGCGCCGTTCTCGCCTTTTCTGCGGCGCATTCATCCGCGCTTCGGCACGCCGGCGAACGCCCTGATCTTCCAGGCCGCACTCGCGATTTTCTACATTTTCTCGGGCACGTTCAACACGCTGACCGATCTGCTCGTGTTCGTGCTGTGGATCTTTTTCACGGCGGGCGTGTTCGGCGTGTTCCTGCTGCGCCGCCGCATCCCCGCGCAGCCCGGGCGTTACCGGGTGCCGCTGTATCCGCTGACCCCGATGATCGGGATCGCCGGCGGCCTGTACATTTTGGGCAGCACGCTGCTCGAGAGTCCCGGCCGTTCGCTGATCGGTATCGGTATCACGCTGATCGGGCTGCCGGTGTTCTATTATATGAAGAGAAAACGCGCATAA
- a CDS encoding methyl-accepting chemotaxis protein produces MKLQGKLLFNAMISLVASLALVAYIIVQLLQINSQNRTLVPDMLNVQQLSADLDQLSQSLDGYSFSMTESNKSEVTGHIATVEATLGQLTDSEDSSLDTPEQLNWLASIDEKFTELSEQSLQAIGSQNSPEAKRQAARIQGIQNDAYRLDVLTKQHYDAYTADLTASIQLTWQIALAGAAVLLIALSWFNARFARKLAQRIRTMKDAAVRIADGDLSLHLEKSTGRDELDELNNAFGVMVDNLRGIVRSIENSGGVLDRVAAELDGQNDKMQEIVSQVATSTEELAIGSQRIAEDLGHTVEVVDGMQRNFEVNLEETVQSSTATEEALNFVEHGEAVMREQLRITSVNRSAMAEVEQTVRELEHNAGRISLMTEHVAQIAKQTTLLSLNASIEAARAGEAGRGFAVVAGEVNKLADQSDSAAREIFTAVEEIAASMQRVKGSVGQSLDLFRQQEEASATTERSFGAISGKVRQIAGSVGKLSDDMEQSRRLSMQVQQAIENISAVTEQSAAGSEEITASTDEQKRSFEEIGGKVKELLQVREEMQRELNRFRLDA; encoded by the coding sequence ATGAAACTACAGGGTAAACTGCTCTTCAACGCCATGATTTCGCTCGTGGCTTCCTTGGCGCTCGTCGCCTATATCATCGTGCAGCTGCTTCAGATCAATTCCCAGAACCGGACGCTTGTGCCGGACATGCTGAATGTGCAGCAGCTGAGCGCGGATCTGGACCAGCTGAGCCAGTCGCTGGACGGCTACTCGTTCTCGATGACCGAGAGCAACAAATCCGAAGTGACCGGACATATCGCAACGGTCGAAGCTACGCTTGGCCAACTGACGGACAGCGAAGACAGCAGCCTCGATACGCCGGAGCAGCTGAACTGGCTGGCTTCGATCGACGAGAAGTTCACGGAATTGTCGGAGCAATCGCTGCAGGCGATCGGCAGTCAGAACAGCCCGGAAGCGAAGCGCCAAGCCGCGCGCATTCAAGGTATCCAGAACGACGCGTACCGGCTGGACGTCCTGACCAAGCAGCATTACGACGCCTACACCGCCGACCTGACGGCCAGTATTCAACTGACGTGGCAGATCGCGCTGGCGGGCGCGGCGGTGCTGCTGATCGCGCTCAGCTGGTTCAACGCCCGATTCGCACGCAAGCTGGCGCAGCGTATCCGCACGATGAAAGACGCGGCCGTGCGGATCGCGGACGGGGACCTGAGCCTGCATCTGGAAAAATCGACAGGCCGCGACGAACTGGACGAGCTGAATAACGCGTTCGGCGTCATGGTCGACAATCTGCGCGGTATCGTGCGCTCGATCGAGAACAGCGGAGGCGTGCTGGATCGCGTCGCTGCGGAACTCGACGGACAGAACGACAAAATGCAGGAGATCGTCTCCCAGGTGGCGACGTCCACCGAGGAGCTGGCGATCGGCAGCCAGCGCATCGCGGAAGACCTCGGCCACACGGTGGAAGTGGTTGACGGCATGCAGCGCAATTTCGAAGTGAACCTGGAAGAGACCGTCCAGTCTTCGACCGCTACCGAAGAAGCGCTGAACTTCGTCGAGCACGGCGAAGCGGTCATGCGCGAACAGCTGCGCATTACGAGCGTGAACCGTTCCGCGATGGCGGAAGTCGAGCAGACGGTGCGCGAGCTTGAGCACAATGCCGGACGGATCTCGCTCATGACGGAGCATGTGGCCCAGATCGCCAAGCAGACGACGCTGCTGTCGCTCAACGCTTCGATCGAAGCGGCGCGCGCCGGCGAGGCGGGCAGAGGCTTCGCCGTGGTCGCGGGCGAAGTGAACAAGCTGGCGGACCAGTCCGATTCGGCCGCCCGCGAGATTTTTACCGCCGTGGAAGAGATCGCCGCTTCCATGCAGCGCGTCAAAGGTTCGGTCGGCCAGAGCCTCGACCTGTTCCGGCAGCAGGAAGAAGCTTCCGCGACGACGGAGCGTTCGTTCGGCGCGATCAGCGGCAAAGTGCGGCAGATCGCCGGCAGCGTCGGCAAGCTGTCCGACGACATGGAACAGTCGCGCCGCCTGAGCATGCAGGTGCAGCAGGCGATCGAGAATATCAGCGCCGTGACCGAGCAGTCGGCCGCCGGCAGCGAAGAGATTACCGCGTCCACCGACGAACAGAAACGTTCGTTCGAGGAGATCGGCGGCAAGGTCAAAGAGCTGCTTCAGGTGCGCGAGGAAATGCAGCGGGAACTGAACCGTTTCCGGCTGGACGCTTAG
- a CDS encoding NADPH-dependent FMN reductase, which produces MEKLNIGIILGSTRQGRLSPQVGEWVQRIADERGDANYQIVDIADYRLPLLGEADAAEGAAAWNAKLAELDGFVFIVQEYNHSLSASLKNALDYAREAWNNKAAGIVSYGSVGGARAAEHLRGILGELSVADVRVHPALSLFTDFENGSVFKPADLHLVNLNGMLDQVLAWSGALKPLRVPAAPAAL; this is translated from the coding sequence ATGGAAAAGTTGAATATCGGCATCATTTTGGGAAGTACGCGTCAAGGTCGTCTGAGCCCGCAGGTGGGCGAGTGGGTACAGCGGATCGCGGACGAGCGCGGAGACGCGAATTATCAGATCGTGGACATCGCGGATTACCGTCTGCCGCTGCTGGGCGAAGCCGACGCGGCCGAAGGCGCCGCAGCCTGGAACGCCAAGCTGGCCGAGTTGGACGGATTCGTCTTCATCGTGCAGGAGTATAACCACAGCCTGTCGGCTTCGCTCAAGAACGCGTTGGACTACGCCCGCGAAGCATGGAACAACAAAGCGGCCGGCATCGTGAGCTACGGTTCCGTAGGCGGCGCGCGCGCAGCCGAACATCTGCGCGGCATTTTGGGCGAACTGTCGGTAGCCGACGTCCGCGTCCATCCGGCGCTGTCGCTGTTCACCGACTTCGAGAACGGTTCGGTGTTCAAGCCCGCCGACCTGCATCTCGTGAACCTCAACGGTATGCTCGATCAAGTCCTCGCCTGGAGCGGAGCGCTCAAGCCGCTGCGCGTACCGGCTGCGCCTGCCGCTTTGTAA
- a CDS encoding BMP family lipoprotein, giving the protein MQKVKLAKHLTWITALASLLLLSACGSQETPAASAAERPEVGVVLSDVGLGDQSYSDAAFRGLVKARDDQGILFDYREIDRAGSYDEAFKQLIEKDNDLIIGLGYMVKESLETAAKAHPDKQFLIVDDTSELPNVASLTFKEEEGSYLAGVAAGLASKSGKVGFLGGVESDLLKKFQFGYEQGVKAANPAATVKSVYAGDFGDSKLGSTIASSMMQTDGIDVIYAAAGLTGVGALQEAERQGKYAIGVDTDQFFIAEKAVITSMVKNVDNAIFTAVGTFNDNKGTFPQKDMVFGLKEEGVGIAPIRAVTLTPQQQAQIEELTKSLISGEIAIQLP; this is encoded by the coding sequence ATGCAAAAAGTCAAATTAGCCAAGCATCTGACCTGGATTACCGCCTTGGCCTCGCTGCTGCTGCTCTCGGCATGCGGTTCTCAAGAAACGCCGGCGGCTTCGGCCGCGGAACGCCCGGAAGTCGGCGTCGTCTTGTCCGACGTCGGTCTCGGCGACCAGTCTTACAGCGACGCCGCTTTCCGCGGATTGGTCAAAGCGCGCGACGATCAGGGCATCTTGTTCGATTATCGCGAGATCGATCGGGCGGGCAGTTACGACGAGGCGTTCAAGCAGCTGATCGAGAAAGACAACGACTTGATCATCGGCCTCGGATACATGGTCAAAGAAAGTCTGGAAACGGCCGCCAAAGCGCATCCCGACAAGCAGTTTCTGATCGTCGACGACACGTCGGAGCTGCCGAACGTCGCTTCGCTCACGTTCAAGGAAGAAGAAGGCAGTTATCTTGCCGGCGTCGCGGCGGGCTTGGCTTCCAAAAGCGGCAAAGTCGGATTTCTCGGCGGCGTCGAATCGGACCTGCTCAAAAAGTTCCAGTTCGGCTACGAGCAGGGCGTCAAAGCGGCGAATCCGGCAGCCACTGTCAAATCGGTCTATGCCGGCGACTTCGGCGACTCGAAGCTCGGTTCGACGATCGCGTCTTCCATGATGCAAACAGACGGGATCGACGTCATCTACGCGGCAGCGGGTCTGACGGGAGTCGGCGCGCTGCAGGAAGCGGAGCGTCAAGGCAAGTATGCGATCGGCGTCGATACGGACCAGTTCTTTATCGCGGAAAAAGCGGTCATCACGTCGATGGTCAAAAACGTCGACAATGCCATTTTTACCGCGGTTGGCACGTTCAACGACAATAAAGGGACTTTTCCGCAAAAAGATATGGTATTCGGCCTCAAGGAAGAAGGCGTAGGCATCGCGCCGATTAGAGCCGTTACCTTGACGCCTCAGCAACAAGCGCAGATCGAAGAGCTGACGAAAAGCCTGATCTCGGGCGAAATCGCCATTCAGCTTCCCTAA
- a CDS encoding alpha/beta fold hydrolase encodes MNRTGIYTIGGIRFHISVQGEGSPLVLLHGEHCNLDVWDDQVRVLARSFTVIRYDRRGYGRSEAVSGPFSPYLDLKAILDYFGLRRASIIGACTGGAIAIDFALAHPEYVEQLVLVSPWLNGTIPPPQMIWERFGDARRVRREGIERAAARFLRSRYWRHTVPRERGARARFKEMYLGGAVRYASRPAMERPLLSQSRRRLGEIGCPVLIVMGEWDSSFNRKLCRYAHEKILHSSLIRMEGCGHLPQLDHPLEFSAIALSALKASADRR; translated from the coding sequence ATGAATCGAACGGGCATCTATACGATCGGAGGCATCCGGTTCCATATCTCGGTGCAGGGCGAAGGCAGTCCGCTCGTGCTGCTGCACGGCGAACATTGCAATCTGGACGTCTGGGACGACCAGGTCCGGGTGCTGGCGCGCAGCTTCACCGTCATTCGCTACGATCGGCGCGGGTACGGTCGCAGCGAGGCTGTCTCCGGACCGTTCAGCCCGTATCTCGATCTCAAAGCGATCCTCGATTATTTCGGCCTGCGCCGCGCTTCGATCATCGGAGCGTGTACCGGGGGCGCGATCGCGATCGATTTTGCGCTGGCCCATCCGGAATACGTCGAGCAGCTCGTGCTCGTCTCGCCGTGGCTGAACGGCACGATTCCGCCGCCGCAGATGATCTGGGAACGCTTCGGCGATGCCCGCCGCGTCCGGCGCGAAGGCATCGAGCGCGCGGCCGCCCGATTCCTGCGCAGCCGCTACTGGCGCCACACCGTGCCGCGCGAACGCGGCGCGCGGGCGCGGTTCAAGGAGATGTATCTCGGCGGGGCGGTACGCTACGCTTCCCGCCCCGCGATGGAGCGCCCGCTGCTGAGCCAATCGCGCCGGCGGCTGGGCGAGATCGGCTGCCCGGTGCTGATCGTGATGGGCGAATGGGATTCGTCGTTCAACCGCAAGCTGTGCCGGTATGCGCACGAGAAGATTCTGCATTCGTCGCTGATCCGGATGGAAGGCTGCGGCCACCTGCCCCAGCTCGACCATCCGCTCGAATTTTCGGCGATCGCGCTCAGCGCGCTGAAAGCTTCGGCGGACCGGCGTTAG